From a region of the Actinomadura luzonensis genome:
- a CDS encoding DUF6461 domain-containing protein, producing the protein MQARTHLYDLLVSTLFTEGLDGDTDLWALGFTAVWVKDADLGALAATDHAIDDGSRWVAEAGGWTAVIPAQADREVVRSLSEDGREAIGLSMDINYNASLVHARDGRVTVSFDPSSPAERYDDTESDDPGELVEVDESISSALALIGRVTGTDVAADWFQARHSRVEPAS; encoded by the coding sequence ATGCAGGCACGGACCCACCTGTACGACCTCCTGGTCTCGACCCTCTTCACCGAAGGGCTCGACGGCGACACGGACCTGTGGGCGCTCGGTTTCACCGCCGTCTGGGTCAAGGACGCGGACCTCGGCGCCCTCGCCGCGACCGACCACGCCATCGACGACGGCTCCCGCTGGGTGGCCGAGGCCGGCGGCTGGACCGCCGTCATACCGGCGCAGGCCGACCGCGAGGTGGTGCGCTCCCTCTCCGAGGACGGCCGCGAGGCGATCGGCCTCAGCATGGACATCAACTACAACGCCTCCCTCGTCCACGCCCGCGACGGGCGGGTGACCGTCTCCTTCGACCCCTCCTCGCCGGCCGAGCGGTACGACGACACCGAGTCCGACGACCCGGGCGAGCTCGTGGAGGTGGACGAGAGCATCAGCTCGGCCTTGGCGCTGATCGGCCGCGTCACGGGAACGGACGTCGCCGCCGACTGGTTCCAGGCGCGGCACTCCCGCGTCGAGCCCGCCTCCTGA
- a CDS encoding helix-turn-helix domain-containing protein: MSTVAAVESYVESLPVRQLSGVVRTVWIQRIGAADHVHRHLPTGGVEIHFPLGEQPRLLGPLTRPAHEVIPAGTTLVGVRFRPGTAPPLPAALDELVDQQLSLADLWGHTADRLVEGMARATSPERALLYAQAQLLNEFRADRLDPLVREAVRGLMPWRPVSIDSLATELALSSSQLRRRCLQAVGTTPKVLQRTLRFQGFLALAQAGATPSGRRGTDGTAGLAIDAGYADQAHLSRECLRLTGLTPKQLLGVNLNRCGCEHDHSGSYLPFLAGMHDSFKKPVVPRS, from the coding sequence ATGAGCACGGTGGCCGCAGTGGAGTCGTACGTCGAGAGCCTGCCGGTGCGGCAACTGTCCGGTGTGGTCCGGACCGTGTGGATCCAGCGCATCGGCGCGGCCGACCACGTCCACCGGCATCTGCCGACCGGCGGGGTCGAGATCCACTTCCCGCTCGGGGAGCAGCCGCGACTGCTCGGGCCGCTGACGCGACCGGCCCATGAGGTGATCCCGGCCGGCACCACGCTGGTCGGCGTACGGTTCCGTCCGGGGACCGCTCCGCCGCTGCCTGCGGCGCTGGACGAGTTGGTCGACCAGCAGCTCAGCCTGGCGGATCTGTGGGGTCACACCGCGGATCGGCTGGTCGAGGGGATGGCGCGGGCGACGTCGCCGGAGCGGGCGTTGCTGTACGCGCAGGCGCAACTGCTGAACGAGTTCCGGGCCGATCGGCTGGATCCCCTGGTGCGAGAGGCCGTCCGGGGGCTGATGCCGTGGCGACCGGTGTCGATCGACTCGCTGGCCACGGAGTTGGCGCTGTCGTCGAGCCAGCTCCGGCGTCGGTGCCTGCAGGCGGTCGGGACGACGCCGAAGGTGTTGCAGCGGACGTTGCGGTTCCAGGGATTCCTCGCCCTGGCGCAGGCTGGTGCGACGCCGTCCGGGCGGCGCGGGACGGACGGGACCGCAGGGCTCGCGATCGACGCGGGGTATGCCGATCAGGCGCACCTCAGCCGGGAATGTCTGCGGCTGACCGGGTTGACGCCGAAACAGTTGCTCGGCGTGAACCTGAACCGCTGCGGGTGTGAGCACGACCACTCGGGGTCGTACCTGCCGTTCCTGGCCGGGATGCACGATTCGTTCAAGAAGCCGGTGGTGCCGCGCTCCTAA
- a CDS encoding BBE domain-containing protein has protein sequence MADGPAAYHGENLGRLRAVRHVHDPDRFFDFPQAL, from the coding sequence CTGGCCGACGGCCCCGCGGCGTACCACGGCGAGAATCTCGGCCGTCTCCGCGCGGTGAGACACGTCCACGACCCGGACCGCTTCTTCGACTTCCCGCAAGCACTGTGA
- a CDS encoding dihydrofolate reductase family protein, whose protein sequence is MSKVVAALAVSVDGYISGRTPEGADELGRGLGDAGMLFDWYFNGDTPSKVFGDGFKLSPESARIFDELAGRDGAVICGRTTYEHSGHFSDGSPHPDAPLVVLTHRPVPELHPRQTIASTVEAAVEIARKLAGGKDVGIMGGGAVTSALAAGLVDEIVLHQVPILLGGGHPFFRTLPQHVELRLLEAVPAPGVTHLRYEVVR, encoded by the coding sequence ATGAGCAAGGTGGTGGCGGCACTCGCCGTCTCGGTCGACGGCTACATCAGTGGCCGGACGCCGGAGGGCGCCGACGAGCTCGGCCGCGGGCTCGGCGACGCCGGCATGCTGTTCGACTGGTACTTCAACGGCGACACCCCGAGCAAGGTGTTCGGCGACGGGTTCAAGCTGAGCCCGGAGAGCGCCCGGATCTTCGACGAGCTCGCGGGCCGGGACGGCGCCGTGATCTGCGGGCGGACGACGTACGAGCACTCCGGTCATTTCAGCGACGGCAGCCCGCACCCGGACGCTCCGCTCGTCGTACTGACCCACCGGCCGGTGCCGGAGCTGCATCCGAGGCAGACGATCGCCTCCACCGTCGAAGCGGCGGTCGAGATCGCCCGCAAGCTCGCCGGCGGCAAGGACGTCGGCATCATGGGCGGCGGCGCCGTCACCTCCGCGCTGGCTGCCGGGCTGGTCGACGAGATCGTCCTGCACCAGGTCCCGATCCTGCTCGGCGGCGGGCACCCGTTCTTCCGGACACTCCCCCAGCATGTCGAGCTGCGCCTGCTCGAGGCCGTCCCGGCTCCGGGCGTCACGCACCTGCGCTACGAGGTGGTCCGGTGA
- a CDS encoding TIGR03618 family F420-dependent PPOX class oxidoreductase yields MLEPAVRAALDAASFGHLATIGPDGSPHSTPVYVAARGEHVVFFTGPHTRKARNLARDPRLAISIVPAARWFEPVVVRGRVVDRIEGDAAWEIIDAIAAKYTDQPYPRDSPRTVFVIDPEHQKVGMG; encoded by the coding sequence ATGCTGGAACCCGCCGTACGCGCCGCCCTCGACGCCGCGTCCTTCGGTCACCTCGCCACCATCGGCCCCGACGGCTCGCCGCACAGCACACCCGTGTACGTCGCGGCCCGCGGCGAACACGTCGTCTTCTTCACCGGCCCGCACACTCGCAAAGCTCGCAACCTCGCCCGCGACCCCCGCCTCGCCATCTCCATCGTCCCCGCCGCCAGGTGGTTCGAGCCCGTCGTCGTCCGCGGCCGGGTCGTCGACCGCATCGAAGGCGACGCCGCCTGGGAAATCATCGACGCCATCGCCGCGAAGTACACCGACCAGCCCTATCCCCGCGACAGCCCCCGCACCGTCTTCGTGATCGACCCCGAACATCAGAAGGTCGGGATGGGCTGA
- a CDS encoding S8 family serine peptidase: MTRITINGHSFDPPRERPGERAAADASHSDYVLVQVDGLLTGRRKAELSGLGAEILEYVPDDAYLCRYRPADLDALRALPYVSWADVYQPHLKIEPVSPGGPPGSRLRPRAGPVEVVFHAGVDPAASGLAGRLAAIASQASDPPRMSAHKARLTVTEDGLAELAALDEVRLIRPVPRYGPHNNVARCVLNADVLIADTVYQGEGQVVGVVDTGFDKGSTIDVHPAFTGRVARLYALGRPDNADDPHGHGTHVSGSILGSVNSPMSGGLIEGTAPRARLVLQSVIDEDGDWSGLPDDLRELYTPVYYADGVRVHSNSWGLTESGLRYDQSSWEIDDFIWRHPDMVICFSAGNSGADADSDGVVDPGQLGDTAAAKNSITVGASENVRPDIDRTYRDIYPKEFPAEPIRSDRVADAAHGMAAFSSRGPTKEGRYKPDVVAPGTAVLSARSRILPPNPGSLSRDPLLTFMNGTSMSCPLVAGCAAVVRESLLKNGTPDPTAALIKALLINGAVELTGQYAPTEAGTSPNSNSGFGRVDLARSVIVPGRTPHAGFHQGDPLEQQREHALSIDVPASGTLKVTLVWTDPPGAGLQNDLDLIVRAGDGSERHGNMGASDGFDRHNNVEQVWWTGVPTGQATLTVRAHRITVHPQPYAVVWRVT; this comes from the coding sequence ATGACCCGCATCACCATCAACGGTCACTCCTTCGATCCCCCGCGAGAGCGGCCCGGCGAACGCGCCGCCGCCGACGCCTCACACTCGGACTACGTCCTGGTGCAGGTCGATGGCCTGCTGACCGGCCGACGCAAGGCTGAGCTGTCCGGCCTGGGAGCCGAGATTCTCGAGTACGTGCCCGACGACGCCTACCTGTGCCGCTACCGCCCGGCCGACCTCGACGCCCTTCGCGCCCTGCCGTACGTGAGCTGGGCCGACGTCTACCAGCCGCACCTGAAGATCGAACCGGTCTCCCCCGGCGGGCCGCCCGGAAGCCGGCTCCGGCCGCGGGCCGGCCCTGTCGAGGTCGTCTTCCACGCCGGCGTGGACCCGGCCGCCTCCGGCCTGGCCGGCCGGCTCGCGGCCATCGCGTCGCAGGCGTCGGACCCGCCACGGATGAGCGCGCACAAGGCCCGCCTGACCGTCACCGAGGACGGCCTCGCCGAGCTGGCCGCGCTCGACGAGGTGCGCCTCATCCGTCCCGTGCCCCGCTACGGCCCGCACAACAACGTCGCGCGCTGCGTCCTCAACGCCGACGTCCTGATCGCCGACACCGTCTACCAGGGCGAGGGCCAGGTGGTCGGCGTCGTCGACACCGGCTTCGACAAGGGCTCCACCATCGACGTGCACCCCGCCTTCACCGGCCGGGTGGCCCGGCTGTACGCGCTCGGCCGGCCGGACAACGCCGACGATCCGCACGGTCACGGCACGCACGTGTCCGGCTCCATCCTGGGTAGCGTCAACTCGCCCATGAGCGGCGGCCTGATCGAGGGCACGGCGCCGCGTGCCCGCCTTGTGCTGCAGTCCGTCATCGACGAGGACGGCGACTGGAGCGGCCTGCCCGACGATCTGCGCGAGCTCTACACCCCGGTCTACTACGCTGACGGCGTCCGCGTGCACAGCAACTCCTGGGGCCTGACCGAGTCCGGTCTGCGCTACGACCAGAGCTCCTGGGAGATCGACGACTTCATCTGGCGCCACCCGGACATGGTCATCTGCTTCAGCGCCGGCAACTCCGGCGCCGATGCCGACAGCGACGGCGTCGTCGACCCCGGCCAGCTCGGCGACACCGCCGCGGCCAAGAACTCCATCACGGTGGGCGCCAGCGAGAACGTCCGCCCCGACATCGATCGCACGTACCGCGACATCTACCCCAAGGAGTTCCCCGCCGAGCCGATCCGCTCCGACAGGGTGGCCGACGCCGCCCACGGCATGGCCGCCTTCAGCAGCCGCGGCCCGACCAAGGAAGGCCGCTACAAGCCGGACGTCGTCGCGCCCGGCACCGCCGTCCTGTCCGCGCGCTCACGCATCCTGCCCCCGAACCCCGGGTCGCTCTCGCGCGACCCGCTGCTGACGTTCATGAACGGCACCAGCATGTCCTGCCCCCTGGTGGCCGGCTGCGCCGCCGTCGTCCGTGAGAGCCTGCTCAAGAACGGCACCCCCGACCCCACCGCGGCCCTGATCAAGGCGCTGCTCATCAACGGCGCCGTCGAACTCACCGGCCAGTACGCGCCCACGGAAGCAGGCACCTCACCCAACAGCAACTCCGGCTTCGGCCGCGTCGACCTGGCCCGCTCCGTCATCGTCCCGGGCCGCACCCCGCACGCGGGCTTCCACCAGGGCGATCCCCTGGAGCAGCAGCGCGAGCATGCTCTGAGCATCGACGTCCCGGCCTCCGGCACGCTCAAGGTCACCCTCGTGTGGACCGACCCGCCCGGCGCGGGACTGCAGAACGACCTCGACCTGATCGTCCGCGCCGGCGACGGCTCCGAACGTCACGGGAACATGGGCGCCTCCGATGGCTTCGACCGCCACAACAACGTCGAACAGGTGTGGTGGACCGGCGTCCCCACCGGCCAGGCCACCCTCACCGTCCGCGCCCACCGCATCACCGTCCACCCCCAGCCCTACGCCGTCGTCTGGCGCGTCACCTGA
- a CDS encoding NACHT domain-containing protein — translation MGRANLFKGIAAMCAAVAVGAAAWAWSQRQGDVDPVGAVIGLISLGLAAAAWRQGRLAQRAADADLHLWSARLAEAVLRTETKQRAQLLGDLAVIDVEFTFRRQGGPVPAEPHGSLRDVVSYFRGLDAPRRLVITGPAGSGKTVLAVQLIIGLLDGRAPDDPVPIRLSAASWNTGLPVADQLAGHLTTAFALPPVTARALVETGRVLPVIDGLDEMDPTSSPGFASRASQMLRALDGYQHGLTRSCLVVTCRTGQYDALVEADAGARATVRIELTPVSGDKAWRFIEAVTDQRDPARWQPVLDALTSGGGVLARALSTPWRLTLATTVYQGRDPAGGRYLRDPRELTALTSEEDVHEHLLRRFVHVRVTAAGGRGAPAPERAHAWLAVLATYLHANESRPPFAGRALSATDLVLHELWALAGDRFHHVGVRILRAAGLLVAVLFLLQIWSHYPSDRLTVPNGLIAVGCVVFLQKIGSGPWSQPWYAPKSIDLSRFRTAAGLRRLGWGVCIVLPGALAYGVAFSFVLGPAIGASLGASLGLVIGIAVGLSSSDPAAADARTIIRSDTAGALTLLLIYASTTALICTFVAQWPAALAATCGLAVSLLLVSSAPLMGGPASLRYLAFLLCTRGLLPWRLGRFLAWCYGAGLLRISGIAYQFRHLELRDHLAAHPEYRPTD, via the coding sequence ATGGGGCGGGCGAATCTGTTCAAGGGAATCGCCGCGATGTGCGCGGCGGTCGCGGTGGGAGCCGCGGCGTGGGCCTGGTCGCAGAGGCAAGGCGACGTCGACCCGGTCGGCGCGGTCATCGGGCTGATATCGCTGGGACTGGCCGCGGCGGCGTGGCGCCAGGGCCGGCTCGCGCAGCGGGCGGCCGACGCCGACCTGCACCTGTGGTCGGCACGCCTGGCCGAGGCGGTCTTACGGACGGAGACGAAGCAGCGGGCCCAGTTGCTGGGCGACCTCGCGGTCATCGACGTCGAGTTCACCTTCCGCCGCCAGGGCGGCCCCGTGCCGGCCGAGCCGCACGGCAGCCTGCGCGACGTCGTCTCCTACTTCCGAGGGCTGGACGCGCCGCGACGGCTGGTCATCACGGGACCCGCCGGCTCGGGGAAGACGGTCCTCGCCGTGCAGCTCATCATCGGGCTGCTCGACGGACGCGCGCCGGACGACCCGGTCCCGATCCGGTTGTCGGCGGCGAGCTGGAACACCGGACTGCCGGTGGCCGACCAGCTCGCCGGACACCTGACCACGGCGTTCGCCCTGCCACCCGTGACGGCCCGCGCGCTGGTGGAGACCGGTCGCGTCCTGCCGGTCATCGACGGCCTGGACGAGATGGACCCGACGTCCTCGCCCGGCTTCGCCTCGCGCGCGAGCCAGATGTTGCGGGCGCTGGACGGCTACCAGCACGGGCTGACCCGGTCCTGCCTCGTGGTCACCTGCCGGACCGGCCAGTACGACGCTCTCGTCGAGGCAGACGCGGGCGCGAGGGCGACCGTCCGGATCGAGCTGACCCCGGTGTCCGGCGACAAGGCCTGGCGGTTCATCGAGGCGGTGACGGACCAGCGGGATCCGGCGCGCTGGCAGCCCGTGCTGGACGCCCTGACCAGCGGTGGCGGTGTGCTGGCCAGGGCGCTCAGCACGCCATGGCGGCTCACCCTGGCCACCACCGTCTACCAGGGCCGGGACCCGGCCGGCGGCCGGTACCTCCGCGATCCTCGTGAGCTGACCGCGCTGACCAGCGAGGAGGACGTGCACGAGCACCTTCTCCGCCGATTCGTCCATGTTCGTGTCACCGCCGCGGGCGGAAGAGGCGCCCCGGCGCCGGAGCGGGCGCACGCCTGGCTCGCGGTCCTGGCCACTTACCTGCACGCCAACGAGAGCCGCCCGCCGTTCGCCGGCCGTGCCCTGTCCGCCACCGACCTGGTCCTGCACGAGCTGTGGGCCCTGGCCGGGGACCGTTTCCACCACGTCGGCGTGCGCATCCTCAGGGCCGCCGGCCTCCTGGTAGCGGTTCTCTTCCTCCTCCAGATCTGGAGCCACTACCCGTCGGACAGGCTGACCGTGCCGAATGGCCTGATCGCCGTAGGCTGCGTGGTCTTCCTGCAGAAGATCGGCTCAGGCCCCTGGTCGCAGCCCTGGTACGCCCCGAAGTCCATCGACCTGTCCCGTTTCAGAACCGCGGCGGGCCTCAGAAGACTCGGCTGGGGAGTGTGCATCGTGCTGCCGGGCGCGCTCGCCTACGGAGTCGCGTTCTCGTTCGTGCTGGGGCCGGCCATCGGAGCGTCGCTCGGCGCTTCGCTGGGGCTCGTCATCGGCATCGCGGTCGGGCTCAGCTCCAGCGACCCCGCCGCCGCGGACGCCAGAACGATCATCCGATCCGACACCGCGGGCGCTCTCACGCTGCTGCTCATCTACGCGTCCACGACCGCCCTCATCTGCACGTTCGTCGCACAGTGGCCCGCCGCGCTCGCGGCCACCTGCGGCCTCGCCGTCAGCCTGCTCCTCGTGAGCTCCGCGCCCCTCATGGGCGGCCCGGCGAGCCTGCGCTACCTGGCCTTCCTGCTCTGCACCCGCGGCCTCCTGCCCTGGCGTCTCGGCCGCTTCCTCGCCTGGTGCTACGGCGCCGGTCTGCTGAGGATCTCCGGGATCGCCTACCAGTTCCGCCACCTCGAACTCCGCGACCACCTGGCCGCCCATCCCGAATATCGCCCCACCGACTGA
- the lxmK gene encoding class V lanthionine synthetase subunit LxmK, with amino-acid sequence MAEPPAPVPVPLDQVPGLADFLTRLRLGALRPDAVSAFFGRNDTWAGVTDEGVPVFVKRVLGEAGQVRRRVARTRAMGTALDGHPVINTPRFLGADEESGLLAFTLVQDARSGADLAGDDAFTWDLAYSAGRQVGTLHTLAAPPPVAADDSEPPMPPRDRLVALSLEAHAAASGAELEAWALLHNDPVLVQAVEDLCDRERRGPHVLVHGDVRLDQFLCHDGVLHLTDWEEARLADAARDVGAFAGEWLYRGVLGMAGPDDGMSDREVIANGARRFEALRPHVEAFWTGYLEARPEARDDRGLAARAAAFAGWHLIDRIIVAGHQRGRLSAVERAVAGVGRTALLRPADLTTTLGLGERHEVHA; translated from the coding sequence GTGGCTGAGCCGCCCGCCCCGGTCCCTGTGCCGCTCGACCAGGTGCCCGGGCTGGCGGACTTCCTCACGCGGCTCCGCCTGGGCGCGCTGCGCCCCGACGCGGTCTCCGCGTTCTTCGGCAGGAACGACACCTGGGCGGGCGTGACCGACGAGGGCGTCCCCGTCTTCGTCAAGCGCGTGCTCGGGGAGGCGGGCCAGGTACGCCGCAGGGTGGCACGTACCAGGGCGATGGGGACGGCGCTCGACGGGCACCCGGTGATCAACACGCCGCGGTTCCTGGGCGCCGACGAGGAGTCGGGGCTGCTGGCCTTCACCCTGGTGCAGGACGCGCGCAGCGGCGCCGACCTCGCCGGGGACGACGCGTTCACCTGGGACCTCGCGTACTCCGCCGGCAGGCAGGTGGGCACGCTCCACACCCTCGCCGCGCCGCCGCCCGTCGCGGCCGACGACTCCGAGCCGCCCATGCCGCCCCGCGACCGCCTCGTGGCCCTGTCCCTGGAGGCGCACGCCGCCGCCAGCGGAGCGGAGCTGGAGGCGTGGGCGCTCCTGCACAACGACCCGGTGCTCGTCCAGGCCGTCGAGGACCTGTGCGACCGGGAACGGCGCGGCCCGCACGTGCTGGTGCACGGCGACGTCCGGCTCGACCAGTTCCTCTGCCACGACGGCGTCCTGCACCTGACCGACTGGGAGGAGGCGAGGCTCGCCGACGCCGCGCGCGACGTGGGAGCCTTCGCCGGCGAATGGCTCTACCGGGGGGTGCTCGGCATGGCGGGGCCCGACGACGGCATGAGCGATCGCGAGGTCATCGCGAACGGCGCGCGCCGCTTCGAGGCCCTGCGTCCCCACGTCGAGGCGTTCTGGACCGGCTACCTGGAGGCCCGGCCCGAGGCGCGCGACGACCGCGGGCTCGCGGCCAGGGCGGCGGCGTTCGCGGGCTGGCACCTGATCGACCGGATCATCGTCGCGGGTCACCAGCGCGGCCGGTTGAGCGCGGTGGAACGCGCCGTCGCGGGCGTCGGCCGTACGGCGCTGCTGCGGCCCGCCGACCTCACCACCACGCTGGGCCTGGGGGAACGGCATGAAGTCCACGCTTGA
- a CDS encoding T3SS effector HopA1 family protein, protein MKSTLDRVRIGAGLTSAYVDDREIVADGPKALRGALADALYDTFHTGHPRPGEAEHRSVRDPEFERLLRERVPHRDTAAVAPVEPGMPGVLRLNGVRVRVPESRLGDEVATPAGPARHVRLPAVRPSVSPGFLLAGGSAGEGLGEGGCLRVYLGAESAEAAPGLWGAVLERLELLRLPYRAKVLSARDLHPRRDSVVVYLGPSAWQAVPEIAAAARAAGGLREDRSAYVAPLGPGAGWAWEPDDRRPGMRGLSFGEHRSHAVAAGLLACAEHGGDRAEAVREALLAAGIDPDAPHRNLTSPARPFQTSGPEPGPGPREDKEGGDPHVH, encoded by the coding sequence ATGAAGTCCACGCTTGACCGGGTGCGGATCGGCGCCGGCCTGACCTCGGCGTACGTCGACGACCGCGAGATCGTCGCCGACGGCCCGAAGGCGCTGCGCGGCGCGCTGGCCGACGCGCTGTACGACACCTTCCACACCGGCCACCCGCGGCCCGGGGAAGCGGAGCACCGGTCGGTGCGCGACCCGGAGTTCGAGCGCCTGCTGCGCGAGCGCGTCCCGCACCGGGACACGGCCGCCGTCGCGCCGGTCGAGCCCGGCATGCCGGGCGTGCTGCGGCTGAACGGGGTGCGCGTGCGCGTCCCGGAGTCCCGGCTCGGCGACGAGGTCGCCACCCCGGCCGGGCCCGCCCGGCACGTGCGCCTGCCGGCCGTGCGGCCGTCGGTGTCGCCGGGGTTCCTCCTGGCCGGCGGCTCGGCCGGAGAGGGGCTCGGCGAGGGCGGATGCCTGCGGGTCTACCTGGGCGCCGAGAGCGCCGAGGCCGCGCCCGGCCTGTGGGGCGCGGTGCTCGAACGGCTGGAGCTGCTGCGGCTGCCGTACCGGGCCAAGGTGCTCTCCGCCCGCGACCTGCATCCGCGGCGCGACAGCGTCGTGGTGTACCTGGGCCCTTCCGCCTGGCAAGCCGTGCCGGAGATCGCCGCGGCCGCCCGTGCGGCCGGTGGGCTGCGCGAGGACCGGTCCGCCTACGTCGCCCCGCTCGGCCCGGGCGCCGGCTGGGCCTGGGAGCCGGACGACCGGCGGCCCGGCATGCGCGGGCTGAGCTTCGGCGAGCACCGCTCCCACGCCGTCGCCGCCGGTCTGCTGGCCTGCGCCGAGCACGGCGGCGACCGGGCGGAGGCGGTACGGGAGGCGCTGCTGGCCGCGGGGATCGACCCCGACGCGCCGCACCGCAACCTCACCTCCCCGGCGCGGCCCTTCCAGACTTCCGGTCCCGAACCCGGGCCCGGACCCCGCGAGGACAAGGAAGGAGGTGATCCGCATGTCCACTGA
- a CDS encoding LLM class flavin-dependent oxidoreductase → MTTGLMFPLQHTDPEKVVPFGELVAGGLAGRLWLGQSVLAETHQTLAYLAGRGLRVPCGLGVTLMPLRHPMEAAAQARSLAALTGRPLVAGYGTATPDLVQALRGAPYRRPAAAAADYARAVRAFLDGDAALPPMSHPPVEVGLGVLRPGMARAAGAAADVAVTWMTPPRYLAETLIPALAEGAGGRGGRPRVVTVVHVAPAARGRDPRRLAYGAAADHLRAPHYTDMLRRAGVPADPADPRAGAAALVEAGVYAYGPVEDVVARLRGYREAGADEVVLNLAGVAALEGFGAALADAEALLHALADAGG, encoded by the coding sequence ATGACGACCGGACTGATGTTCCCGCTCCAGCACACCGACCCCGAGAAGGTCGTGCCGTTCGGCGAGCTGGTGGCGGGCGGGCTGGCCGGCCGGCTCTGGCTCGGGCAGTCGGTCCTGGCCGAGACCCACCAGACGCTCGCCTACCTGGCCGGCAGAGGGCTCAGGGTGCCCTGCGGTCTCGGCGTGACGCTGATGCCGCTGCGCCACCCGATGGAGGCGGCGGCGCAGGCACGCAGCCTGGCGGCGCTCACCGGCCGCCCGCTGGTCGCCGGGTACGGCACCGCGACCCCGGACCTGGTCCAGGCGTTGCGCGGCGCCCCGTACCGCAGACCGGCCGCCGCCGCCGCGGACTACGCCCGCGCGGTGCGCGCCTTCCTCGACGGTGACGCCGCGCTGCCCCCGATGAGCCACCCGCCCGTCGAGGTCGGCCTCGGCGTGCTGCGCCCCGGCATGGCGCGGGCGGCGGGCGCCGCCGCCGACGTGGCGGTGACCTGGATGACGCCGCCGCGCTACCTGGCGGAGACGCTGATCCCCGCGCTGGCGGAAGGGGCCGGCGGGCGCGGCGGGCGGCCCCGGGTCGTGACCGTCGTGCACGTCGCGCCGGCCGCGCGGGGCCGCGACCCGCGCAGGCTCGCCTACGGCGCCGCCGCCGACCACCTGCGGGCCCCGCACTACACCGACATGCTCCGGCGGGCCGGGGTGCCCGCCGACCCGGCCGACCCGCGGGCCGGCGCCGCCGCCCTGGTCGAGGCGGGCGTCTACGCGTACGGCCCGGTCGAGGACGTCGTCGCGAGACTGCGCGGCTACCGCGAGGCGGGCGCCGACGAGGTCGTGCTCAACCTCGCGGGCGTCGCGGCCCTCGAAGGGTTCGGCGCGGCACTGGCCGACGCGGAAGCCCTGCTGCACGCCCTGGCGGACGCCGGCGGGTGA